The genome window CCGCATGCCAACACAGAGGATGACATAGTGATTATCATGAACTTGTGTTTATGGGACTGCCACGTCGTTAGACCATAAAAATGATGAATTTTCATCAGTGTGGGAGTCAGAGTGTTAACCTTTTGGAAAGATGACTGTCTCGTGACTAAAGCGCTCTGAAGCCGCCACTGAATACTAATGACCTGTCTTCCTTTGTGGTCAGATTTCGTCTCAGGAAGAAGACCTGGAAAAACCCCGGGACGGTGTTTCTGGACTACCACGTCTACGAAGAAGACATTAATATTTCCAGCAACTGGGAGGTTTTCTTGGAGGTTCTCGATGGTAAAGGTCAAGTTTGAATATTCTGATGTGTAGAAAATAGTAGCCTCTTGTCTGGGTGGTTCACTGGTGTGGAAAGTACATGTAAATGTCTGAGCAATGCTGTCTCCttttaatgtatatgagaaacaacacaaaccaaTGTAGCTATTTAAAGGCGCAGAGATGGTGCAGTCTGTTTTGGGAGGTGCACTAACACTAACTGTGTTTGTGCTTCAGAGCTACTTAAAGGCAAGGAGTTGACCCAGTCaggttttttttgtactttgtGGGCACACTTTACACCAGTGGTTCTGAGAGTGGCCTGTTTGTGCTTCAGAACCAGAGCGGATGAAGTCCATGTCCCAGCTGGCAGTGCTGACCCGACGCTGGAGGCCGTCCCAGATGAAGCTGGAGCCCTTCCAGGAGGTGGTGCTGGAGAGCAGCAGTGTGGAGGAACTCAAAGAAAAGGTGAATGGAGAACTGTGAAaactgtgtgcgtgtttttAGATGAGGATCCAGACCACACATGTACAACATAATTCTAATGCTACTCATTCTAGAACTacggtacatgtgtgtgttgtgctgttctAGGCTTAAGAGttgaccactagagggagcTAGTGAGCAGTGTACTAACAGTGATTTGCTTGGAAATTAAAGTATTGTGTGATAAATCATTAGAGTTTTGTTCCGTGGTTATTTTACAGCTCAGTGAACTGAGTGGGATTTCCCTTGAAAACCTGGAGTTTGCCAAGGTATGGTGGCCATTTTCTGCCGTTTTGTAAAATTCTGATCACACTGGTATTACTGGTTTCCCTCAGGCAGTATTTAATGCATATTTGTATGACTCTTCAGGGTCGAGGGACATTTCCTTGTGATATCTCTGTGTTGGAGATTCATCAGGATTTAGATTGGAACCCCAAAGTGTCCACCCTCAACGTCTGGCCTCTCTACATCTGTGATGATGGAGCTGTGGTCTTCTACAGGTAATCCCTCTGACTTTTTGCTGGCCAGCTGCGCATACCTCTGCACATCTGCCTCTCACTAGTCTCCCGAAGATCACAGACTCCTGTTTAAAGGCAACGCACCACAGACTCCTGTTTAAAGGCAACGCaccacataaatacataaataaatacagtgtTTACATATAATATTCATTTTCCCTGAGAATTTTTCTTGACTGTATTCAGTTTGTATTGGAGAAAGTGTGTTGTTGATTTCTATTTTCCTCAACTTGGCCTTTTTCCCTTTCTGCACCTTAAAGCTATTGAGCCAGTTTTTGGAATGTTCTTTTACCATTGTGTGAAGGTCAATGGCATTTCAATACGTTATTCTGCAgttgtgagaggtgtgtgtgtgtgtgtgtgtgtatgtgtggcagtTGTGCGtaatctctccccctctctctccctcccccacccccccccttcaccctctccctcccttcctcctcctcctcctcctcctctccgggCCCGTCTGCAGGGACAGTGCGGAGGAGCTGGTGGAGCTGTCGGAGGAGGAGCGCAGCGAGCTGATGAAGAAGGAGAGCAGCCGGCTGCTGAAGACGGGCCACCGTGTCAGCTACTCGCCCCGCAAAGAGAAGGCCCTGAAGATCTACCTGGACTGGCCGGGCCAAAAGACCCCCCCTGGGACTGAGGGCCCAGGCCGGGGCCATGCTTCCTCCTCGAAgcgtcgtctctctctctttctttctttctctctctctctttctttctttctttctctctctctctttctttctttttctctcatttctttctttctttcttttttttctctctctctctctctcttttttaaataaataaaagaagaaaaaacttttattttttgttccCGCTGGCCTGCCTGCCGCTGCGTAGCGCCCCCCCAGCCCGCGTCCCTGCGTGGGTCCCGCGTTGAATCAACGTACCTAGTGCTGTTGGGCTGACGGCCCTGCACCCCGAACTgcaaagggggaggggggtcggGGTATAGCGTGGCTCTGATAACTATTGTGCACTATAGTTTATTGTACTGTAAAGTTTAAAGGGATGTGCAAAAGCTATTTCATTTGTgaatcaaaaagaaaagaagaaaaacaaacaaacacaaaaatccaATTCCATTCAGACAAATCAGACCCATCAGGTTCAGAGGGAGGTGCacaagaggaacagagaggCTCATAAAGAGattatctcattctctctctctttctctctctctctctttaccccgTCTCTCTCGATCTGATCCTCCTCTTCACTCTCCCTTTTTATTCTCGACATTGATTTTGTCTGTCCACTActttcattcttttcttttctttttgctcCCTCATGCCTTTTTTTCTCTGATATATCTCTCatttatatatatctatatatatatatatatatatatatatatatatatatatatatatatatatatatatatatatatatatatatatatatctctctctatatatctatatctctgtttgatgtctgtctgtctgtctgtctgtctgtctcatggGGAGTGTTTTGATGGGAGCCCTCCCTGTTCATATGTGCACTTTTTTGTTTTCTCATTGGAGCATCTCCAAAGTGACTATTGGAAATCTTCATCCACCTATGCCCCTGTGAAGCCACAGTCTAGTCTTCTTCCATTTCAATGTCTTCTGCAGACTCCAATCATAGTTTGATGCTGACGTGTAAAATTGTTGATTGATCgaatcattttctttttttgttttatcattCAACTATAAAAGCGATAGTCAGTGAACTGCTTTCCTCTCACCCGCCCTACCCTTCATGGCTGTTGAGGTTTGCTGTTTCTCTGTACATttgattgtcttttttttttctctcctcttgtttGACCTCCCTTCATATGTGGGAGGTGCTGTGTCCCTCCAACGCCCGGCAGAACTGTGCCACCTCCTCAGGCTTCCTGAGCTTCAGATTGGAATGCTTCTCTGACTGAACGGAACAATATGTCCTCCCTGAGGGGGTGCTGCTCGATACTGGTACATATTAGTCTGCCTAGCCTCCAGGGATAGACACACAAACCAAGTAGAGAGCACCATttaccttttttctttttttttgccttttttaaaaaaaaaaaatgtaaattatTCTCACCCCAGACTTAATGATGATGTTAGGTCTTGTGAGTGACCTCTGGcacacattttaatttttttggtTTGTATTTAACCTTTTGTTCGTTTAGattatgatgtttttttttttttttcttttctttttatttgtgCACGATGTGAGCGGAGCCTTGGTTGGGGTGTGagtgggttggggtggggggtactTGAGTGAGTTGTGCAGGTAACCAGAGCTTGAGGGGTTTAACTGGGCTgaccgctgctgctgcttgaTGTAGACTGAAAAGCAGACTGAGTGGgtcgcgtacacacacacacacacacacacttaaacatacacacagacagacacacacacacacacatccccaagcCTGGTACCGCATCACCACAGAACCAGGGCAAATACACCAGGCTCCTTGTGCCGCCACAAGCTGTTCACAGTAGACATGCCAATACAGAAATAAAGAGATAATAAATTtcccatttttgttttgtttactttgtTCATTTGTCACCTTTATAGCTTGTGCTGTCATAGGTCTGCGCTTTTTAGGAATTCAGCTGCATCTTTCCATTGCCATTTTCATTTTGCGTGCCACCTTCGATCTTAAGCAATACTAGATCAAGTCCCTGAAGGTGGAATGTGTCTCTGAGGTCAACATTTGAAGTTCTCACAATAACAATGTAATTGTAAAGGTATGATGAAGACAGGGTATGTGTCTAGTTTCTTCTTCTTAGTCACTGTGTTAAAAGGAACACAACACCTGTTTAACACAAAGAAACTGTTCAGAAACTGCATGGCAATACTGAAAAAACGCTCAGTTTCAGACTTTTGATCATACCTTTAGAGTTACAGGCTTTTTAGAGACTTCTGTTTCACAACAAAAAGTACTTGCGCACCTTTGAAGTCCCTTTACGCTGGAATGGCTTTTCattgcttacagtttttttatttattcatgcaaCAAAATCAAACCAGGGGAACACGGATAGTAACTCTTTATTGTCTTTAGCTTAACTGTGACTGAGGTACAGTGAGACTTTGGTCTTTGGGAAACCAACTGAAAACTGATTACCAGTCCAAGAGCATAAATGTTAATGATGATATTTGCCATTTTAATTTAAGCAAGTTACCTTATatttacaataaataaatacatcttGCTAGTACTACATGGTATTCTGATAAATATGATTACACAATGTGTAGCTGTCAGGCATCTTGTTAAGGCTCCTGGTTGAGTATGTTGAAATGAACTCATTATTAATAACAGCGTACATATACTGGCCAAAACACCTACAGCGTTAGTTAAATGGTTAGCCCACTGCAGTAGAAAGGTCTGGACTTATGTGGCGTGATGGTGTTATGTGTTGAGCCTTGGGTTAGAGCTGGGTTATGTTCTTGGGTTAGCTGGGTTATGTTCCATTTGAGTGGGCTCTGTTTAACTACTGAAGACTGATGCTGGAATGGTGATAGGATGCCCTTGTTGTTTTAAACGCTAACCTACCAAGAGCCCACCACTGGATTGTCTACATGTGCGTCTGCTTGCTCCTCCATGTTGGGCTGTGGACTTTCAGATGATGTAGTCAATCTCAGAGTAGAGGGTGTCAGTCAGCTCCTCCTCGCTGGAGTTCTGGGGTTGTAGGCACATGGAGCCCCGCCTGGCAGAGAGACAACACATACATTCATGAGGGAATATACCACACACCTGCTACATGAGGGAATATACCACAAACCTGCTACATCAGGGAATATACCACAAACCTGCTACGTGCGCAAGGTCAGTATATCCCGGACAGCCTTTCTGGGTCACTACACTGGCTCAGAGACAGCAGATTGCCATAAACTGAAGATAGATACTTTGAAAGCTTGAATATGCTTTAATAAAATGGGTAACGAAGAACAGATACTAAACTTAATTTACATATTCACTTGGCCATGATTTATCACAGCTATCAAGACTACCAGTTCACTTATGACATTCACTAATTATCCCTGTCAGTCAAGCGGTTCCCTTTAATGACAGCGTCAGGGCCCTCCTACCCCATGTGTTGGCACTGAAGCTCCCCAGCACAGGGGCAGTGCTCCCTTGGACCCTCCCCTTCCATGTCCCAGGACAGGAGCTCCATCAGGTGATTGGTGGAGCTGTAACAGCGCTCGCGCTCAATTGGCTTGGAGTTGCACACAGGGAAGAGCAGGGCTGTTGAAGGGCAGGaggagcagaaaaaaaaaaactggcttCAGAATGGACTTTTCTCTTGAGAGAGGACCTCCATGGTCGTGTTTGGTTCAAATTTGAGAGTTCACAAGACCACATTTAATATTCTCTCAATATTGTCTCAAAAGGCAATTAAACAGTGGTCTTTTAATGTTCAAACCAAAGTCGAATAAAAGCAGGGTGAAATAAATTCAAAGCAAATGTTGGATGTTAAACAGTGACTTTCAAATAGCAGATGGTAGACATTTGAGATGAAATCCACATGCAGACAGACTATCTCCACTGGATACATTTCACTGTTTGTGTATGAAGAATCACATTCCAGGTTTTGGCaggataggagagagagggagagactctCACCTTTATGGAAAGCACAGCACAGGTCTGGGTTGCAGGGTTTTGGCAGgataggagagggagagagagagagagagagagactcaccttTATGGAAAGCACAGCACAGGTCTGGGTTGCAGGGTTTTGGCAggataggagagagggagagagagagagagagagactcaccttTATGGAAAGCACAGCACAGGTCTGGGTTGCAGGGTTTTGGCAGgataggagagagggggagagagagagagagagagagagactcacctaTGGAAAGCACAGCACAGGTCTGGGTTGCAGGGTTTTGGcttaggagagggagagagagagagagagagagagagagagactcaccttTATGGAAAGCACAGCACAGGTCTGGGTTGCAGGGTTTTGGCAGgataggagagggagaggggagagagagagagagagactcaccttTATGGAAAGCACAGCACAGGTCTGGGTTGCAGTCGCTCTGGTGTTGGCAGATGCTCCCTCTTTCCCCTTTAGTGGCATTTTGAGAGCACTGGCCCCAGATGCACAGGTTCCCCGAGCAGCATTCCTCATCCTTACTACACGACTGCCCACCACATGGACACAAAATGCCAACAGTGAACATTTAATGAgcattacattaggctgacacacacacaccatgttaaTGCCATAAAAACAGTTTACTTTTCATGGCGTGTATCCTGTATATTTCCACTCTGAGAAAAATGACTTAATGGCCGTCTTCAGCTTCATGacacagtgtgtttgtgagaaacCTGGAGTGCTTACAGACTTGGTCAACCTCATGCATTCTTAATAtgtcaggcaaacacacacactcatatgccaCCGCCAGTATTTCCAGTGTACTCTGACTGTCATGTTGTGCCCACGCCACCCTCGCTCACGGTGCTGCAGGGGCTAGAAAATCTGCTGAAACAcggctccactcctctctctttcccgttCTCTCATCTGGATCCTCTTCAGTGAGTCAGGAGAAACACCGGAGTGCTCATATTTAGCCAGTCTTGCACTCTGACGTTCAAGTCAGAGGAGGAAAGCACAGACTGCTCATATCTGATTACACTTACACTTGTGGCTACACTGCAATGCAGGCACAATGCAGTCAGAGTTGCATCATATCGTCACAATGCTGGGTAGCCAAGGCCCTTTGGGCTATGTGTCTGTTTCTAGTAACAGCCTCTGCAGCGATGGGAAAGCCCTCTCTACACCCTTACTGCTATGACCAGTATTATTGTGTAGTGCATTTCAAAAGGATTATAGTAACATTACCATTCCGTAAATGCCATGTAAGCTCTTGCACATCTATTAAATGCTAGTTATGCTCCTTGAAAGGCATTTCATCTTTTGCTGATTTGTTAATGGGAAATCATATTGCACATAGTTATGCAGGCTGGTAAAATAACACTGCATTGCCCCATATAGTTTGGAATATTCTGTTTTGGATGATGTCCGGAACCCCTCCTTAATAGGTTGCCTACTTTTTAGCACCAGCGTGAAGACTGCAGTGCTTCATTACTATGGCCATTAATTGCCTTACCCTGTCCACTTCCTTGCAGGGTAGGCACTGGGAGTGGTGAGGCTCATAGAGGCAGTAGGTGCCCTTCTCACAGTCCTCCTCGATGATACACTCCtgcgggagagagaggggaggggtgaggACGCTCTCAGGGCAT of Alosa alosa isolate M-15738 ecotype Scorff River chromosome 14, AALO_Geno_1.1, whole genome shotgun sequence contains these proteins:
- the dkk3a gene encoding dickkopf-related protein 3a, which gives rise to MMLFFVLSLCLSVGNGILPDMPTTVDSDVNCTLQANVSQGHATLNDMFKEVEELMEDTQHKLEDAMHQIDNESAKSSSYPQDYHHENISESVPANQSNHLLKQAEKVTDNATVETHFPRSAIQTSKENDINHECIIEEDCEKGTYCLYEPHHSQCLPCKEVDRSCSKDEECCSGNLCIWGQCSQNATKGERGSICQHQSDCNPDLCCAFHKALLFPVCNSKPIERERCYSSTNHLMELLSWDMEGEGPREHCPCAGELQCQHMGRGSMCLQPQNSSEEELTDTLYSEIDYII